The following are encoded in a window of Bacillus sp. SORGH_AS_0510 genomic DNA:
- the eat gene encoding ethanolamine permease: MEKEKNHLHKSLTPIHLWGIAVGMVISGQYFGWNYGFEQGGTIGLAIAALIITVFYTTFIFSYSELSTSIPHAGGPSAYARKAMGPFMGFVTGLACLLEFVFAPPAIAVSVGAYINFLVPSINAVYATVGMFVLFILVNLIGVKGAAIIELVATIMALIGLAIYYVAGLPHVQTSNIFNETAFSNGWSGVMAAIPFAIWFFLAIEGGAMAAEEVRDPKKDIPKGFISGILTLGIATVLTLFVTAGLGGGTGKPADYPLPQALSSVYGEGSIIPITVAIIGLFGLIASLHGIIIGFSRQTFALARAGYLPKFLSNLSKRGVPHWGLIVPGAIGVIAAGSANFANALIILSVFGAITMYCLSMVSLFVLRKKEPNMDRPFKVSYPVVPAIALTLGVFSFFCVVKYSVLTTSLPLFGVEIPLGYVILSIFGVALVYYFLVGSKNLRPMSEEFVSIEDVTSHEELKDVANR; the protein is encoded by the coding sequence TTGGAGAAAGAAAAGAACCATCTGCATAAAAGTCTGACGCCTATCCATTTATGGGGTATAGCAGTGGGTATGGTTATCTCTGGTCAGTATTTTGGTTGGAATTACGGGTTTGAGCAAGGGGGTACCATTGGCCTTGCTATTGCCGCACTCATAATTACTGTTTTCTATACGACGTTTATTTTTAGTTACTCTGAGTTATCAACCTCTATTCCACATGCGGGTGGTCCTTCGGCTTATGCTAGAAAGGCAATGGGGCCGTTTATGGGGTTTGTAACAGGGTTAGCCTGTTTGCTTGAATTTGTATTTGCTCCACCAGCAATTGCTGTTTCAGTGGGTGCATACATTAATTTCTTAGTTCCTAGCATTAATGCCGTCTATGCAACAGTCGGAATGTTTGTTTTGTTTATTTTAGTCAACCTCATTGGGGTAAAGGGAGCTGCAATTATTGAATTGGTAGCTACCATTATGGCACTTATTGGTTTAGCAATTTATTATGTAGCAGGGTTACCACATGTACAAACATCTAATATTTTTAATGAAACGGCCTTCTCAAATGGCTGGTCAGGGGTTATGGCTGCCATTCCATTTGCAATTTGGTTTTTCCTGGCTATCGAAGGAGGCGCCATGGCTGCAGAAGAGGTTCGTGATCCGAAGAAGGATATCCCGAAAGGATTCATCTCAGGAATTTTAACACTTGGTATTGCAACGGTTTTAACTTTATTTGTAACAGCGGGACTTGGAGGCGGGACCGGCAAACCTGCAGATTATCCACTTCCACAAGCCTTATCAAGTGTTTATGGTGAAGGTAGTATTATTCCAATCACGGTTGCAATTATTGGTCTCTTCGGTTTAATTGCGAGTTTACACGGAATTATTATTGGTTTCTCCCGCCAGACGTTTGCTTTGGCGAGAGCAGGTTACTTACCAAAATTCCTTTCTAACCTTTCAAAAAGAGGCGTACCGCACTGGGGTCTAATTGTACCAGGTGCAATTGGTGTTATTGCTGCAGGTTCTGCAAATTTCGCCAACGCACTCATAATCCTTTCTGTATTTGGTGCGATTACTATGTACTGTTTAAGTATGGTTTCATTATTTGTATTAAGAAAGAAAGAACCAAATATGGATAGACCATTCAAAGTAAGTTACCCAGTTGTACCAGCAATTGCACTTACATTAGGTGTATTTTCTTTCTTCTGTGTTGTTAAATACAGTGTTCTAACAACATCTTTACCATTGTTTGGAGTAGAAATTCCCTTAGGTTATGTTATTTTATCAATCTTTGGAGTGGCACTTGTCTACTATTTCTTAGTAGGTTCTAAAAACCTACGACCAATGTCCGAGGAATTCGTTTCCATTGAAGACGTCACTTCACATGAAGAATTAAAAGATGTTGCAAACAGATAA
- the mdh gene encoding malate dehydrogenase yields MAFKRRKIAVIGAGFTGATAALMLAQKELGDLVLVDIPSQSDPTKGKALDMLEASPVQGFNANIIGTSNYEDIQNADLVLITAGIPRKPGMSRDDLVSTNAKIIEQVSENVKKYAPDSYIIVLSNPVDAMTYVCYQTTGFPKNRVIGQSGVLDTARFNTFVAQELNISVEDISGFVLGGHGDDMVPLVRFSYAGGIPLDKILPPHRIEAIVERTRKGGGEIVNLLGQGSAYYAPAASMVQMAEAILKDKKRILPSIAYLEGEYGYHDLYLGVPTILGGDGIESIIEIPLTPEEKSALDKSAQSVRNVMTIFNK; encoded by the coding sequence TTGGCTTTCAAACGGAGAAAAATTGCAGTAATCGGAGCAGGATTTACCGGTGCAACGGCTGCATTGATGCTTGCTCAGAAAGAATTAGGTGACCTGGTTCTAGTAGATATTCCATCTCAAAGTGATCCAACCAAAGGGAAAGCACTTGATATGTTAGAAGCAAGCCCAGTACAGGGATTTAATGCAAATATTATCGGTACCTCCAATTACGAGGACATTCAAAATGCAGACTTAGTTTTAATTACTGCAGGTATTCCTCGGAAGCCAGGAATGAGCCGTGATGATTTAGTCTCTACGAATGCTAAAATTATCGAGCAGGTATCAGAAAATGTAAAAAAATATGCACCCGATAGTTATATCATAGTTCTAAGTAATCCAGTTGACGCGATGACATATGTTTGCTATCAAACTACTGGGTTCCCAAAGAATCGTGTTATTGGTCAATCAGGTGTGTTAGATACAGCCCGATTTAATACGTTTGTAGCACAGGAATTGAATATATCAGTTGAGGACATTTCTGGGTTTGTACTTGGTGGTCACGGGGATGATATGGTACCTTTAGTGCGTTTTTCTTATGCTGGAGGAATCCCACTGGACAAAATTCTCCCACCGCATCGGATTGAAGCAATTGTAGAAAGAACGCGTAAGGGCGGCGGTGAAATTGTCAATTTACTTGGACAAGGAAGTGCTTATTATGCTCCTGCTGCATCAATGGTCCAAATGGCGGAGGCCATACTTAAGGATAAAAAGCGCATTTTACCATCCATCGCTTATCTAGAAGGTGAATATGGCTATCATGATCTTTATTTAGGGGTTCCGACCATTCTTGGAGGAGATGGAATAGAAAGTATTATTGAGATCCCCTTAACTCCTGAAGAGAAATCTGCATTAGATAAATCTGCACAATCCGTTCGAAATGTTATGACTATTTTTAACAAGTAG